From Posidoniimonas corsicana, one genomic window encodes:
- a CDS encoding TerC family protein, with the protein MPDFIATLLLLIALELVLGVDNIVVISIIVSKLPAEARRRARIIGLGLALVARLIMVAGFSWVLSLTDPVLLRMSVRDLILLGGGAFLMWKAVREIHFTVELIEEEPVERASPRKEMASAIAMIIVLDMVFALDSVITAVGLTDHLLTIALAVILSFVVLLFAAGPVGEFVIQNPTFKILALSFLITIGIVLMLEAFHHEVPKAYIYLPMGFATFVQLLQWRLLKNKARQRGDEAGGI; encoded by the coding sequence ATGCCCGATTTCATCGCCACGCTGCTCCTGCTCATCGCCCTGGAACTGGTGCTGGGCGTCGACAACATTGTGGTGATCTCGATCATCGTGTCGAAGCTGCCGGCCGAAGCCCGCCGGCGGGCGAGGATCATCGGGCTCGGGCTGGCGCTCGTGGCCCGGCTGATCATGGTCGCCGGCTTCTCGTGGGTGCTGTCGCTGACCGACCCGGTGCTGCTGCGCATGTCGGTGCGGGACCTGATCCTGCTGGGCGGCGGCGCGTTTTTGATGTGGAAGGCGGTCCGCGAGATCCACTTCACCGTCGAACTCATCGAGGAGGAGCCGGTCGAGCGGGCCAGCCCTCGCAAGGAGATGGCGTCGGCGATCGCGATGATCATCGTGCTGGACATGGTGTTCGCGCTCGACTCGGTGATCACGGCGGTCGGCCTGACCGACCACCTGCTGACCATCGCGCTGGCGGTGATCTTGTCGTTCGTGGTGCTGCTGTTCGCCGCGGGCCCGGTGGGCGAGTTCGTGATCCAGAACCCGACGTTCAAGATCCTTGCGCTGTCGTTCCTCATCACCATCGGCATCGTGCTGATGCTCGAGGCGTTCCACCACGAGGTGCCCAAGGCGTACATCTACCTGCCGATGGGGTTCGCCACGTTCGTGCAGCTGCTGCAGTGGCGGCTGCTGAAGAACAAGGCCCGCCAGCGGGGCGACGAGGCCGGGGGGATTTAG
- a CDS encoding PEP-CTERM sorting domain-containing protein (PEP-CTERM proteins occur, often in large numbers, in the proteomes of bacteria that also encode an exosortase, a predicted intramembrane cysteine proteinase. The presence of a PEP-CTERM domain at a protein's C-terminus predicts cleavage within the sorting domain, followed by covalent anchoring to some some component of the (usually Gram-negative) cell surface. Many PEP-CTERM proteins exhibit an unusual sequence composition that includes large numbers of potential glycosylation sites. Expression of one such protein has been shown restore the ability of a bacterium to form floc, a type of biofilm.), whose amino-acid sequence MIRQPGRRCAAVALLIVLLSIPSARSWADSFSLDSAPSLAGSVGDGAEDEFDLVPAGPLAPSPSLGSPFLDGAMYTGSVAGAAHTPNGNTIDAFSTNHFLRRLPASANMKLDFSIDRISTGAAGSASAAQAALSQQAGDIYRSSSAFINPAVFVGTLGVGSYAGPLASAGKGGSNKLLIDESAFGLLSGGAVVPAGAGAGPVGQGTHDNVDAYDRRSATTPAGSPGAVYSQHSYFAIAPSEAITVGASAADIFDTAALTPGTSPIPYASALSMGLDLNGRNTDSIDALVMFDAGLVGGATSGGPGAEAGRDYALFSLAPGSETLGALASLGISAGDVFFTDFSGSFAVYAFAADLGLPSGMASFPFQNQSNIDALEIAVVPEPAAAVLLAVGGLALGVRRRDA is encoded by the coding sequence ATGATCAGGCAACCGGGGCGTCGCTGCGCAGCGGTCGCGCTACTCATCGTCCTGCTTTCGATCCCATCCGCGAGATCTTGGGCGGACTCCTTCAGCTTGGATTCGGCGCCGTCTCTAGCTGGGTCGGTGGGCGATGGCGCCGAGGACGAGTTTGACCTGGTGCCGGCGGGGCCGTTGGCGCCATCGCCGTCGCTAGGGTCGCCGTTCCTTGACGGCGCGATGTACACGGGGTCGGTGGCCGGCGCTGCCCACACGCCCAACGGCAACACGATCGACGCGTTCTCCACGAATCACTTTCTGCGGCGGCTGCCGGCGTCCGCGAACATGAAGCTGGACTTCAGCATCGACCGCATCAGCACCGGCGCGGCCGGATCGGCGTCGGCCGCACAGGCGGCCCTGTCGCAGCAGGCGGGGGACATCTACCGGTCGTCGTCGGCGTTTATCAACCCCGCGGTGTTTGTCGGCACGCTTGGCGTCGGCTCGTACGCGGGCCCGCTGGCGAGCGCCGGCAAGGGAGGCTCGAACAAGCTGCTGATCGACGAGTCGGCCTTCGGGCTTCTGTCCGGCGGCGCGGTGGTTCCGGCCGGCGCAGGCGCCGGTCCCGTGGGCCAGGGCACCCACGACAATGTGGACGCCTACGACCGCCGGTCCGCGACGACGCCGGCCGGCTCGCCCGGCGCGGTCTACTCGCAGCACAGCTACTTCGCGATCGCCCCAAGCGAGGCGATCACGGTAGGCGCCTCCGCGGCGGACATCTTCGACACCGCGGCGCTCACGCCCGGCACCTCGCCGATTCCTTACGCGTCGGCGCTGAGCATGGGGCTCGACCTCAACGGCAGGAATACCGACTCGATCGACGCCCTTGTGATGTTCGACGCCGGATTGGTGGGGGGCGCCACCAGTGGCGGTCCGGGGGCGGAAGCCGGCCGCGACTACGCGCTGTTCAGCCTCGCGCCGGGGTCCGAGACGCTCGGCGCGCTGGCTTCGCTAGGGATTTCGGCCGGTGACGTGTTCTTCACGGACTTCTCCGGGTCGTTTGCCGTGTACGCGTTCGCCGCGGACCTGGGCCTGCCGAGCGGGATGGCCTCGTTCCCGTTCCAGAACCAGTCGAACATCGACGCGCTGGAGATCGCCGTCGTGCCCGAGCCCGCCGCGGCGGTGTTGCTGGCGGTGGGCGGTCTTGCCCTTGGCGTGCGGCGGCGCGACGCGTAG
- a CDS encoding VIT domain-containing protein translates to MPARHPLFPLFALLLFVQLAPAQGLLIDERHHHWLPRPVPRPTPEQGSYRVRTIDVNATLKDQVAEVQVSQTFKNDSSRQMEVSFVFPLPYDGAVRDLTLLVDGKEFQGKLLPADEARAKYEAIVRSNKDPALLEWLGTGMYKTSVFPVPPQGERTVTLRYSQFCRNSQGLTDFLLPLSTAKYTSKPLEKLSVRVAIASSAPIASVYSPTHDVKIERSDKGHAVVSYQATDELPAADLRVLYDTGGSGVGASVISYRPDSGEPGYFVLLASPEIKSEDRKPLPKSVLFVMDRSGSMAGKKMDQAKGALKFVLNNLNEDDTFNIVAYDSNVESFRPELQRYTDETRRAAIGFVDGLYAGGSTNIDGALKRALGMLQDSGRPTYVLFLTDGLPTSGQTGESAIVAASKSSNNVRARVFPFGVGYDVNSRLLDRLAREHFGATEYVRPDEDIEATVSKLYNRIGAPVMTDVSVTFDVEGAQPEDGPVVNRLYPRGAFDLFAGDQTVIVGRYRKPGAAKVTLSGAVRGAEQSHDFPAELVDSSSDDTNAFVARLWATRRVGEIIDEIDLSGKNSELIKELVDLATRHGIVTQYTSFLADENANPNADASNRRHALEATESLAEAGGEFGFNQRGAKQQLLNAPAAGPARSSRFGGFGGRGGAAADLAPAELSRRQLGRTRGNAFYYDARQDSSQMAANIRQVGRKTFFLRNGNWVDSSVTEEEEQNAQHVERYGRDYFDLAANNGRHVVQYLAIEEPVIVKIGGRVYSW, encoded by the coding sequence ATGCCCGCCCGCCACCCGCTGTTTCCCCTGTTTGCCCTGCTTCTCTTCGTTCAGCTGGCGCCGGCGCAGGGCCTGCTGATCGACGAGCGTCACCACCACTGGCTGCCCCGGCCCGTGCCGCGCCCGACGCCGGAGCAGGGGAGCTACCGCGTGCGGACGATCGACGTCAACGCGACGCTCAAGGACCAGGTGGCCGAGGTGCAGGTTTCTCAGACTTTCAAGAACGACAGCAGCCGCCAGATGGAGGTCTCGTTCGTGTTCCCGCTGCCCTACGACGGCGCGGTGAGGGACCTCACGTTGCTGGTCGACGGCAAGGAGTTCCAGGGCAAGCTGCTGCCCGCCGACGAGGCCCGCGCCAAGTACGAGGCGATCGTCCGCAGCAACAAGGACCCGGCGCTGCTCGAGTGGCTGGGCACGGGCATGTACAAGACCAGCGTCTTCCCGGTGCCGCCGCAGGGCGAGCGGACCGTGACGCTCCGCTACTCGCAGTTCTGCCGCAATAGCCAGGGGCTGACCGACTTTCTGCTGCCGCTAAGCACCGCCAAGTACACCAGCAAGCCGCTGGAGAAGCTGAGTGTGCGGGTGGCGATCGCCTCCTCGGCGCCGATTGCCAGCGTCTACTCGCCCACGCACGACGTAAAGATCGAACGCTCTGACAAGGGGCACGCGGTGGTCAGCTACCAGGCGACCGACGAGCTGCCGGCCGCCGACCTCCGTGTGCTGTACGACACCGGCGGGTCCGGCGTGGGCGCAAGCGTCATCTCCTACCGGCCCGACTCCGGCGAGCCGGGCTACTTCGTGCTGCTCGCCAGCCCGGAGATCAAGTCGGAGGACCGCAAGCCGTTGCCCAAGAGCGTGCTGTTCGTAATGGACCGCTCCGGCAGCATGGCCGGCAAGAAGATGGATCAGGCCAAGGGAGCGCTGAAGTTTGTGCTCAACAACCTCAACGAGGACGACACCTTCAACATCGTCGCCTACGACAGCAACGTCGAGTCCTTCCGCCCGGAGCTGCAGCGCTACACCGACGAAACCCGCCGCGCGGCGATCGGCTTCGTCGACGGCCTGTACGCCGGCGGCAGCACCAACATCGACGGCGCGCTGAAGCGGGCGCTCGGCATGCTGCAGGACTCCGGCCGGCCGACCTACGTGCTGTTCTTGACCGACGGCCTGCCGACCTCGGGCCAGACCGGCGAGTCGGCCATTGTCGCGGCGAGCAAGTCGTCGAACAACGTCCGCGCCCGGGTGTTCCCGTTTGGGGTAGGGTACGACGTCAACAGCCGCCTGCTCGACCGCCTGGCGCGCGAGCACTTCGGCGCCACCGAGTACGTCCGCCCGGACGAGGACATCGAGGCCACCGTCAGCAAGCTGTACAACCGCATCGGGGCGCCGGTCATGACCGACGTGTCGGTCACCTTCGACGTCGAGGGCGCCCAGCCCGAGGACGGGCCGGTGGTCAATCGGCTGTACCCCCGCGGCGCGTTCGACCTGTTCGCCGGCGACCAGACCGTGATCGTGGGCCGCTACCGAAAGCCCGGCGCGGCCAAGGTGACGCTGAGCGGCGCCGTGCGGGGAGCGGAGCAGTCGCACGACTTCCCCGCCGAGTTGGTCGACAGCAGCAGCGACGACACCAACGCCTTCGTCGCCCGCCTGTGGGCCACCCGCCGGGTCGGTGAGATCATCGACGAGATTGATCTGAGCGGCAAGAACTCCGAGCTGATCAAAGAGCTGGTCGACCTGGCCACCCGCCACGGCATCGTCACGCAGTACACGTCGTTCCTGGCCGACGAGAACGCCAACCCGAACGCGGACGCCAGCAACCGGCGGCACGCCCTGGAGGCGACGGAGTCGCTGGCCGAGGCGGGCGGCGAGTTCGGCTTCAACCAGCGTGGCGCCAAGCAGCAGCTGCTCAACGCCCCAGCCGCTGGGCCGGCGCGGAGCAGCCGGTTCGGCGGCTTCGGGGGACGCGGCGGCGCGGCGGCCGACCTCGCCCCGGCGGAACTCTCCCGCCGGCAGCTGGGCCGCACCCGCGGCAACGCGTTCTACTACGACGCCCGTCAGGACAGCTCCCAGATGGCGGCCAACATCCGGCAGGTCGGCCGCAAGACTTTCTTCCTGCGGAACGGCAACTGGGTCGACTCGTCCGTGACCGAAGAGGAGGAGCAGAACGCCCAACACGTCGAGCGGTACGGCCGCGACTACTTCGACCTGGCCGCCAACAACGGCCGCCACGTGGTTCAGTACCTGGCGATCGAGGAGCCGGTGATCGTGAAGATCGGCGGGCGGGTGTACTCGTGGTGA
- a CDS encoding glycoside hydrolase family 43 protein encodes MHLTYSRSVLLLLTVVHAAPATEPAGHAQNPIIWADVPDMAILRVGDAYYMSSTTMHMSPGVPIMKSHDLVDWKLVGYAYDTLDDVDALNLEDGKSAYGAGSWASSLRLHDGVYYLATFSGTTGKTYVYTTRDIEKGPWKKSSFRPMLHDNSLFFDDDGRVYMIHAGGDIRLIELTPDASAIKPGGVDRVIIPNASAVAGGRVGLRAEGSQMIKHNGRYYLFNITWPRGDMRTQIVHRADKITGPYEGRVALHDQGVAQGTIVDTPEGDWYAFIFQDHGAVGRTPWLVPVRWMDGWPIHGVDGKAPRTLDLPADPDGLTGIVDSDEFDRSTGDPPLPLAWQWNHNPVENLWSLTERPGWLRLTSGRVDSGLVDTRNTLTQRTFGPECSATVALDASGMADGDSAGLALLQRKYGWVGVQVEGDAKSIVAVAAEDDQPRVLARLPLDQPVVYLRASCDFKDRADKGDFAYSLDGESWESIGAPLSMEYTLPHFMGYRFALFNFATKSPGGHADFGYFRVSDSIDN; translated from the coding sequence ATGCACCTCACCTACTCCAGATCAGTCCTCCTTCTGCTCACTGTCGTTCACGCAGCCCCCGCGACAGAGCCTGCAGGCCACGCGCAGAATCCTATCATCTGGGCCGACGTGCCGGACATGGCGATCCTCCGCGTCGGCGACGCGTACTACATGAGCAGCACGACGATGCACATGTCGCCCGGCGTGCCGATCATGAAGTCGCACGATTTGGTCGACTGGAAGCTCGTCGGCTATGCGTACGACACGCTCGATGACGTCGACGCGCTAAACCTGGAGGACGGCAAGAGCGCCTACGGGGCTGGGTCGTGGGCCAGCAGCCTCCGCCTGCACGACGGCGTCTACTACCTGGCGACCTTCTCCGGCACCACTGGCAAGACGTACGTCTACACGACCCGCGACATCGAGAAGGGGCCGTGGAAGAAGTCGTCGTTCCGGCCGATGCTGCACGACAACTCGCTGTTCTTCGACGACGACGGCCGCGTCTACATGATCCACGCCGGCGGCGACATCCGCCTGATCGAGCTCACTCCCGACGCGTCCGCGATCAAGCCGGGGGGCGTCGACCGGGTGATCATCCCCAACGCCAGCGCGGTGGCGGGCGGCAGGGTTGGGCTGCGGGCCGAGGGGTCGCAGATGATCAAGCACAACGGCCGCTACTACCTGTTCAACATCACTTGGCCGCGGGGCGATATGCGCACCCAGATCGTGCACCGCGCCGACAAGATCACCGGCCCCTACGAGGGACGCGTCGCGCTGCACGACCAGGGCGTCGCGCAGGGCACGATTGTCGACACGCCCGAGGGCGACTGGTACGCGTTCATCTTCCAGGACCACGGCGCGGTGGGGCGCACGCCCTGGCTGGTCCCGGTCCGGTGGATGGACGGCTGGCCCATCCACGGCGTCGACGGCAAGGCGCCGCGCACGCTCGACCTGCCCGCCGACCCGGACGGCCTGACGGGCATTGTCGACTCGGACGAGTTTGACCGCTCGACCGGTGACCCGCCGCTGCCGCTCGCCTGGCAGTGGAACCACAACCCGGTGGAAAACCTCTGGTCGCTCACCGAGCGTCCCGGCTGGCTGCGTCTGACATCCGGCCGCGTTGACAGCGGCCTGGTAGACACGCGCAACACGCTCACCCAGCGGACGTTCGGGCCCGAGTGCTCGGCCACGGTCGCGCTGGACGCGTCCGGCATGGCGGACGGCGACTCCGCCGGGCTCGCCCTGCTGCAGCGGAAGTACGGCTGGGTGGGCGTGCAAGTGGAGGGCGATGCGAAGTCGATCGTCGCGGTCGCGGCCGAGGACGACCAGCCACGGGTGCTCGCCCGCCTGCCGCTGGATCAGCCGGTGGTCTACCTGAGGGCGTCGTGCGACTTCAAGGACCGCGCCGACAAGGGCGACTTCGCCTACAGCCTGGACGGAGAGTCTTGGGAAAGCATCGGCGCCCCGCTGTCCATGGAGTACACGCTGCCGCACTTCATGGGCTACCGCTTCGCGTTGTTCAACTTCGCGACCAAGTCGCCGGGCGGGCACGCCGACTTCGGCTACTTCCGCGTTAGCGACAGCATCGATAATTAG
- a CDS encoding glycoside hydrolase family 71/99-like protein, with translation MRFSAICLSCLLLFMGGAPLSAADPDDAFRMTPGVSRGEVLRRTLAPFAGPSNHGVDPTTLTGKVMCGYQGWFTCPGDGAGRGWHHWGRGGRFEPGACSIDLWPDVSELPSDLRYDTPFKLPSGEPAQVYSPLDAATVDLHFQWMADHGIDGVFVQRFGVEVRGAAGLHHFNRVLSNCRAGANRHGRAWAVMYDLSGLPEGGTQTVIDDWKQLVDRARIAHDPADQAYLRHNGKPVVAVWGVGFNDNRRYTLEECARLIDFLANDPEYGGACVMLGVPTYWRTLSRDCLPDERLHDILRSADIVSPWMVGRFRTPEEAERIAAEVWRPDLQWCREQRLDYLPVVFPGFSWHNMRPDTPLGATPRLGGRFLWEQFRQLRLAGATMVYQAMFDEVDEATAIFKCTNQPPEGESRFLDYEGLPSDHYLWLVGQGGRLIRGEIPPTPGLPPREAAQPHSPNSND, from the coding sequence ATGCGATTCTCAGCCATCTGCTTGTCCTGCCTGCTGCTCTTCATGGGCGGCGCACCGCTCTCCGCCGCAGACCCCGACGACGCCTTCCGCATGACCCCGGGCGTGTCCCGCGGGGAGGTGCTGCGGCGGACGCTCGCCCCGTTCGCCGGGCCGAGCAACCATGGCGTGGACCCTACGACGCTCACCGGTAAGGTGATGTGCGGCTACCAGGGCTGGTTCACCTGCCCGGGCGACGGCGCCGGCCGCGGTTGGCATCACTGGGGGCGGGGCGGCCGGTTTGAGCCCGGCGCCTGCTCGATCGACCTGTGGCCCGACGTGTCGGAGCTGCCGTCCGACCTGCGGTACGACACGCCCTTTAAGCTGCCCTCCGGAGAGCCCGCCCAGGTCTACAGCCCGCTGGACGCCGCGACGGTCGACCTGCACTTCCAGTGGATGGCCGACCACGGCATCGACGGCGTCTTTGTGCAGCGGTTCGGCGTCGAGGTCCGCGGCGCGGCGGGCCTTCACCACTTCAACCGCGTGCTTTCCAACTGCCGCGCCGGCGCCAACCGCCACGGCCGCGCGTGGGCCGTGATGTACGACCTGTCCGGGCTCCCCGAGGGCGGGACGCAAACCGTCATCGACGACTGGAAGCAGCTGGTGGACCGCGCCCGCATTGCGCACGACCCGGCCGACCAGGCGTACCTACGCCACAACGGCAAGCCGGTGGTGGCGGTGTGGGGCGTGGGCTTCAACGACAACCGCCGCTACACCCTGGAGGAGTGCGCCCGGCTGATCGACTTCCTCGCGAACGACCCCGAGTACGGTGGAGCGTGCGTGATGCTGGGCGTGCCGACCTACTGGCGGACGCTCAGCCGCGACTGCCTGCCCGACGAGCGGCTGCACGACATCCTGCGATCGGCCGACATTGTCAGCCCCTGGATGGTCGGCCGGTTCCGCACCCCGGAGGAGGCGGAACGCATCGCCGCAGAGGTCTGGCGGCCCGACCTCCAGTGGTGCCGCGAGCAGCGGCTCGACTACCTGCCGGTCGTGTTCCCGGGTTTCAGCTGGCACAACATGCGCCCGGACACGCCGCTGGGCGCGACGCCCCGGCTCGGCGGACGGTTCCTGTGGGAACAGTTCCGCCAGCTGCGCCTGGCCGGCGCCACGATGGTCTACCAGGCGATGTTCGACGAGGTCGACGAGGCGACCGCCATCTTCAAGTGCACCAACCAACCGCCGGAGGGCGAGTCCCGCTTCCTCGATTACGAGGGCCTGCCATCGGACCACTACCTGTGGCTGGTGGGTCAGGGCGGCCGGCTGATCCGCGGCGAGATCCCCCCCACGCCGGGCCTGCCGCCGCGCGAGGCTGCGCAGCCTCACTCGCCGAACTCGAACGACTGA
- a CDS encoding glucan biosynthesis protein, translating into MTETASGGLLLCAVIGLALTPAHSAAEEFNRERLESLAAELASAPHEPPSKVGPDFLDLDYDSYRLIAQRHERALWRDADSPTWVEFFPAGFLYQHPVRVHTVEDGQARALPYSGEWFQFRGDAQPLRDASGGGFAGLRLLTRLPGNEHPTEYLAFLGASYFRGIGAGDWYGASARGLAIDIGLPRPEEFPRFTDFWVERPSRGGDTQVVWALLESPGVVGAYEFRAHPGEQLRVDVHAKVWRRHGIQKLALAPITSMWMWDAASQPEGEHRPEVHDSDGLLIHRDTDEWVWRRLMNPSDPRVESWPVETLHGFGLLQRDRDPDHYNDPEARYHLRPSVWVNTDGGPAWQGGRVELLELPCPHEGVDSIGAYWVLDQDALPPDAPISFDYQLTFGDQPPLGRKPVAVLADQVDGGSGEAVVRFEQPGALAGVSVDRLAPRVEAPDGEVTNLRIRQSGPDQVEATFSYRPHSKAASRVQLRLEQAGEPVSEIWSYRWE; encoded by the coding sequence GTGACCGAGACCGCAAGTGGAGGGCTGCTGCTGTGCGCAGTCATTGGGCTAGCGCTAACTCCGGCCCACAGCGCCGCGGAGGAGTTCAACCGCGAGCGGCTCGAGTCGCTCGCCGCCGAGCTCGCGTCCGCCCCTCACGAGCCCCCCAGTAAAGTCGGGCCCGACTTCTTGGACCTCGACTACGACTCCTACCGGCTCATCGCCCAGCGGCATGAACGCGCCTTATGGCGTGACGCCGACTCGCCGACCTGGGTCGAGTTCTTCCCGGCGGGCTTCCTCTACCAGCACCCGGTCCGCGTGCACACGGTCGAGGACGGCCAGGCCCGCGCGCTCCCCTACAGCGGCGAGTGGTTCCAGTTCCGCGGCGACGCCCAACCGCTCCGCGACGCGTCGGGCGGCGGGTTCGCCGGCCTGCGTCTGCTGACGCGTCTGCCCGGCAACGAACACCCCACCGAGTACCTGGCGTTCTTAGGCGCAAGCTACTTCCGCGGCATCGGCGCCGGCGACTGGTACGGCGCGTCGGCCCGCGGGCTGGCGATCGACATCGGCCTGCCCCGCCCGGAAGAGTTCCCCCGCTTCACCGACTTCTGGGTCGAACGCCCATCGCGCGGCGGCGACACGCAGGTCGTGTGGGCGCTGCTGGAGAGTCCGGGCGTGGTCGGAGCTTACGAGTTCCGCGCTCACCCCGGCGAGCAGCTCCGCGTTGACGTGCACGCCAAGGTCTGGCGGAGGCACGGCATCCAGAAGCTGGCGCTAGCCCCGATCACCAGCATGTGGATGTGGGACGCGGCTTCGCAGCCCGAGGGCGAACACCGGCCGGAGGTGCACGACTCCGACGGTCTGCTCATCCATCGCGACACCGACGAGTGGGTCTGGCGGCGTTTGATGAACCCGTCAGACCCGCGTGTCGAGAGCTGGCCCGTTGAGACGCTGCACGGCTTCGGCCTGCTCCAGCGTGACCGAGACCCCGACCACTACAACGATCCGGAAGCACGCTACCACCTGCGTCCCAGCGTGTGGGTGAACACCGACGGCGGCCCCGCCTGGCAGGGCGGCCGCGTGGAACTGCTGGAGCTGCCCTGCCCCCACGAAGGGGTGGACAGCATCGGCGCGTACTGGGTGCTCGATCAGGACGCGTTGCCCCCGGACGCGCCGATCTCCTTCGATTACCAGCTCACCTTCGGCGACCAGCCGCCGCTCGGCCGCAAGCCGGTGGCGGTGCTGGCGGATCAGGTCGACGGCGGTTCGGGAGAGGCCGTGGTGCGTTTCGAACAACCAGGCGCGTTGGCCGGCGTTTCGGTCGATCGCCTAGCGCCCAGGGTCGAGGCGCCTGATGGCGAGGTCACCAACCTCAGAATCCGGCAATCCGGACCAGACCAGGTGGAAGCAACGTTTTCTTACCGCCCGCACAGCAAAGCGGCATCGCGTGTGCAACTACGGCTTGAACAAGCAGGCGAACCGGTTTCAGAGATTTGGAGCTACCGATGGGAATAG
- a CDS encoding family 16 glycoside hydrolase, giving the protein MITRFRTLMSPSWFLWIAAAAMITSQAGVHAATPDATTEEVAAEHLVEVTAEGGKYRISIDTSGSPELSTWAKQELAPVLQEWYPTIVHMLPSKDYDPPQEVEIKISDDIEGVAYAFGNQVRGNGNWYKRNLEGEAKGSLVHELVHVVQQYGRGRRGSKPGWLVEGIPDYIRWFLYEPESGGALITADRADRARHDASYRTSANFINWVCNSYGQSLVPKLNARIRNGEYTVEFWEEYTGKPLDELAAAWKESLQAGADEQPAGTDAPENVNQLTDEEKSEGWKLLFNGADTEGWHSFKRDEVMPGWQVKDGKLVCADPRNAGDLCTDDSYEWFELKLEYNISQGGNSGIMFHVTNEGGAAWATGPEFQLEDNMEAHDPTRCGWLYALYQPPTDPDTDHPIDSTLPAGQWNQVRLLIAPDGCVHEINGVKYLEYQLGSDEFKERVAASKFASMPLFAKPAKGMVALQGDHGVVSFRNVKIRPITE; this is encoded by the coding sequence ATGATCACCCGATTCCGCACGTTGATGTCTCCGTCTTGGTTCTTGTGGATCGCCGCCGCCGCGATGATCACCTCGCAGGCAGGCGTCCACGCCGCGACGCCCGACGCGACCACCGAGGAGGTCGCCGCCGAGCACCTGGTCGAGGTGACCGCCGAGGGGGGCAAGTACCGCATCTCGATCGACACGTCCGGCTCGCCGGAGCTCTCCACCTGGGCCAAGCAGGAACTGGCGCCGGTGCTTCAGGAGTGGTACCCGACCATCGTGCACATGCTGCCGAGCAAGGACTACGATCCGCCGCAGGAGGTGGAGATCAAGATCAGCGACGACATCGAAGGCGTTGCGTACGCGTTCGGCAACCAGGTGCGCGGCAACGGCAACTGGTATAAGCGCAACCTGGAGGGCGAGGCCAAGGGGTCGCTGGTCCACGAGCTGGTGCACGTGGTGCAGCAGTACGGCCGTGGACGCCGCGGCAGCAAGCCGGGCTGGCTGGTCGAGGGCATCCCCGACTACATCCGCTGGTTCCTGTACGAGCCCGAGTCGGGCGGTGCGTTGATCACCGCCGACCGCGCGGACCGCGCCCGGCACGACGCCAGCTACCGCACCAGCGCGAACTTCATCAACTGGGTCTGCAACAGCTACGGCCAGAGCCTGGTGCCCAAGCTCAACGCCCGAATCCGCAACGGCGAGTACACGGTCGAGTTCTGGGAGGAGTACACCGGCAAGCCGCTCGACGAGCTGGCCGCCGCCTGGAAGGAGTCGCTGCAGGCCGGCGCCGACGAGCAGCCCGCCGGCACGGACGCTCCAGAAAATGTCAACCAGCTCACCGACGAAGAGAAATCCGAGGGCTGGAAGCTGCTGTTCAACGGCGCCGACACCGAGGGTTGGCACAGCTTCAAGCGTGACGAGGTGATGCCGGGCTGGCAGGTGAAGGACGGCAAGCTGGTCTGCGCCGACCCCCGCAACGCCGGCGACCTCTGCACCGACGACTCGTACGAGTGGTTCGAACTGAAGCTGGAGTACAACATCTCGCAGGGCGGAAACAGCGGCATCATGTTCCACGTCACGAACGAGGGCGGCGCCGCCTGGGCCACCGGCCCCGAGTTCCAGCTCGAGGACAACATGGAGGCCCACGACCCCACCCGCTGCGGCTGGCTGTACGCGCTGTACCAGCCGCCCACCGACCCCGACACCGACCACCCGATCGACTCCACGCTGCCGGCCGGGCAGTGGAACCAGGTGCGGCTGCTGATCGCGCCAGACGGGTGCGTGCACGAGATCAACGGCGTGAAGTACCTGGAGTACCAGCTCGGCAGCGACGAGTTCAAGGAACGGGTCGCGGCGAGCAAGTTCGCCAGCATGCCGCTGTTCGCCAAGCCCGCCAAGGGGATGGTCGCGCTGCAGGGCGACCACGGCGTGGTGTCGTTCCGCAATGTCAAGATCCGACCGATTACCGAGTAG